In the genome of Carya illinoinensis cultivar Pawnee chromosome 13, C.illinoinensisPawnee_v1, whole genome shotgun sequence, the window TTTTTAGAGGGATTGATAGAAGTTATACtcaatggatatttcatggagaagatgatccttTTCATGCCAACCGGTCAGACGATCCGGATGATGGAGATGATACTGGAGAGTACATTGATGACGTcgatgagatgttagatgacattcgGGTGGGATCCTTCGTGGATGATATTACCGGTTTAAATGCAAGTGGCAGTGATGATGATAATGCACAGCCCAACGTTGGGACTTCTAGACACCATACGTTTGAACAGTACGTCGAGGATGCACGACGTCCACTATATCCTTCGTGTACAACCTACTCAAAGCTATCATTTATAGTGAAGTTGCTTCACATCAAGACAATTGGGGGTTGGAACGTGAAGTCATTTAACATGGTGCTAAAGCTATTGAAGTCTGCATTCCCAACTGCTCTCTTGCATAAAGACTATAATGATGCACGTCAGCTAGAGCGTGGGTTGGGATTTAGTTACACCAAAATCCATGTATGCCCAAATGACTGTATGTTGTTTTGGAAAGatgatgaagacaaagatgaatgCCGTAAATGCAACGCATCTAGGTGGATCTCAATGACGAGTAAACACCGGGTACCTCAGAAAGTGATGCGTTATTTTCCATTGAAGCCTAGGTTGCAACGCCTTTATCTATCAAAGAAGACAGCAGAAGCCATGCGATGGCATAAAGAGGGCCGTATCGATGATTCGAACTGTATGAGGCATCCAGCTGATTCCaaagtttggaaatattttgacAGGAAATATGATTGGTTTGCCAAAGATTCTCGTAATGTCCGTCTTGGACTGGCGAGTGATGGGTTCAACTCGTTCAATAACATGAGCAAGCCCTATAGTATATGGCCAGTAATACTTCTACCTTATAACTTGCCACCTTGGTCTTGCATGAAAGACCCATACTTTATGTTGACCTGCTTGATACCTGGTCCTAAATCACCaggaaatgatattgatgtcTTCCTGCGTCCTTTAGTTGATGAGTTGAAAGAATTATGGGAGGTTGGTATTGAGACATATGATGCATTCAGTTCTGATATTTTCCGATTACATGCATCTTTACTTTGGACTATAAATGACTTTCCTGCATATGCCAAtctttctgggtggagcacGAAGGGGAAGTTGGCTTGTCCTGTGTGCAATGTTGATACCGATTCTATGTGGTTGGCGTATGGGcgtaaacattgttatatgggccaCTGTCGATGGTTGGCCTTGGACCAcccttggagaaagaaaaaacgtGTTTCAATGGTGCCAACGAGGTTCGGATTCAACCAGCAAATCTTTCGGCCCAAGCTATATTTGAATC includes:
- the LOC122290945 gene encoding uncharacterized protein LOC122290945; its protein translation is MDKSWMHLEDRLRSHEYAEGVNHFLSMAQSIAPSSDSIRCPCRDCRNNFFQPFTVVRDHLFFRGIDRSYTQWIFHGEDDPFHANRSDDPDDGDDTGEYIDDVDEMLDDIRVGSFVDDITGLNASGSDDDNAQPNVGTSRHHTFEQYVEDARRPLYPSCTTYSKLSFIVKLLHIKTIGGWNVKSFNMVLKLLKSAFPTALLHKDYNDARQLERGLGFSYTKIHVCPNDCMLFWKDDEDKDECRKCNASRWISMTSKHRVPQKVMRYFPLKPRLQRLYLSKKTAEAMRWHKEGRIDDSNCMRHPADSKVWKYFDRKYDWFAKDSRNVRLGLASDGFNSFNNMSKPYSIWPVILLPYNLPPWSCMKDPYFMLTCLIPGPKSPGNDIDVFLRPLVDELKELWEVGIETYDAFSSDIFRLHASLLWTINDFPAYANLSGWSTKGKLACPVCNVDTDSMWLAYGRKHCYMGHCRWLALDHPWRKKKRVSMVPTSSRKRKRAPQELNWTKKSIFFDLPYWQELELRHNLDVMHIEKNICDSVLGTLLSIDGKSKDTANSRRDLEHLGLRKELHLRPDGDRCRMSLACYTLNQNERKSFCEWVSQVKFPDGFASNIARCVNIREGKISGMKSHDCHIFLQRLLPVVIGGYLRPDIRLSLIELCTFFKELCA